The Corallococcus silvisoli genome contains the following window.
TCAACTACCTGGCCCTGGTGCAGGTGGCGCTCATCTTCTCCTACCTGCGCCACCTGCATCCATCAGACACGGCCTAGTGGCGGTGTCCGCGGCGTGAATGCGAGGACGGGGCGGCGGAGGGAGGCGCGGAGGACTCGGGGGCCGGGTCCTCATCCTCGTCGTGAGAGTCCTCGTCCTCGTGGTCCTCGGGGACGGGCTGGTCGTAGCGCTGCCCGGCGACCTCCAGCGTGAAGCGCTTGCAGGACGGCGGCACCTCGAACTCGAGCACCGCGGGCAGGCGGCCCTCGTAGGCCTTCAGGACCTGGCCCTGCTCGTCGTAGACGGTGCCGCCAGCGGCGACGGTCATCGTCTCGTCCACCAGCACGGCGACCAGCTCCGCCATCTCCTCCATGCGGTCCGCGTGGCGGTGGCACCAGAGGTGGCCCACGCCCGGATACTGGGTGTGGGAGATCTCCTCCATCTGCGCTTCATCCACGTGCTCGCCCACGCCCATGAACACGAAGTTGATGCGCGGCAGGCGGCCGGAGGCGATCTCCTTGGCCACCTGGGTGGCGTAGGCCGTCACGTCGTGGGCGTCGTTGATCTGCGAGTCCGTGATGATGACCGCGAGGCCGCGCTTCGCGCCTTCGCCCACCTGCTGCTTGATGTGCGCCACGAAGTCGCGCAGCACCGGGAGCATCACGGTGGCCTTGCCGTAGGAGCGGGGGCCGGGGAAGCGGTAGCCCTTGGCCTGGGGACCGGTGAGGTCGCCCACCAGCTCCAACTGGGTGCCGTCTCCCGAGGCCCAGTAGGCCACGCGCACCTTGCCGTCCCGGTCCTTGTTGGCCAGGTACTCCAGCATCCACTGCATCTGCGGCTCGACCTGGTTCTTCACCGGGGCGAGCTTCGCCAGGATGCCGCGCGGGCCGTAGGCGTTCTCCATGCTGGCGGAGCCGTCCATGTAGAGGGCCACGTCCAGGCCCTCCACCGTGGGGTCATGCAGGAGCGTCGCGATGACCTTGTTCCCCATGCGGTGGACGTCGGAGAAGGGGCGGTTGATGACTTCCTGGCCGGCCATCAGTGGTGGTCCTCGTCTTCGTGGTGCTCTTCGTCGGGCAGCGGCTGGGTGTAGCGCTGGCCGTTCACCTCCAGCGTGAAGCTCTTCGCGCCGTCGGGGACGTCGAACTCCAGCACCGCGGGCAGGCGGCCCTCGTAGGTCTTCAGCACCTGTCCCTTGTCGTCGTAGACGGTGCCGCCAGCGGCGACGGTCATCGTCTCGTCCACCAGCACGGCGACCAGCTCCGCCACCTGGGTGATCTCCTTGGCGATGCGGTGGCACCACAGGTGGCCCACGCCCGGGAACTCCGCGTGGGCGATGTGCTCCAGCTGCTCCTCGTCGATGTCGTCGCCCACGCCGACCAGCACGAAGTTGATGCGCGGCAGGCGGCCGGAGGCGATCTTCTTCGCGA
Protein-coding sequences here:
- a CDS encoding VWA domain-containing protein, whose protein sequence is MAGQEVINRPFSDVHRMGNKVIATLLHDPTVEGLDVALYMDGSASMENAYGPRGILAKLAPVKNQVEPQMQWMLEYLANKDRDGKVRVAYWASGDGTQLELVGDLTGPQAKGYRFPGPRSYGKATVMLPVLRDFVAHIKQQVGEGAKRGLAVIITDSQINDAHDVTAYATQVAKEIASGRLPRINFVFMGVGEHVDEAQMEEISHTQYPGVGHLWCHRHADRMEEMAELVAVLVDETMTVAAGGTVYDEQGQVLKAYEGRLPAVLEFEVPPSCKRFTLEVAGQRYDQPVPEDHEDEDSHDEDEDPAPESSAPPSAAPSSHSRRGHRH